One region of Bacteroidales bacterium genomic DNA includes:
- a CDS encoding nucleotidyltransferase domain-containing protein translates to MQPILEKRKEELKNICEELKIRRLYAFGSAVTADKFRENSDIDFLISFEDSILPEEYSENYFQLQYKLRELFDRKIDVITERSLSNPYFIESVNKNKVLIYEA, encoded by the coding sequence ATGCAACCTATATTAGAAAAACGGAAAGAAGAACTTAAAAATATTTGCGAAGAACTAAAGATCAGAAGACTTTACGCATTTGGATCCGCTGTAACAGCAGACAAATTCAGAGAAAACAGTGACATTGACTTTCTAATATCCTTTGAAGATAGCATATTACCTGAAGAATACTCTGAGAATTACTTTCAACTTCAATATAAACTAAGAGAACTTTTTGACCGTAAAATAGACGTCATTACTGAACGTTCGTTATCAAATCCTTATTTTATTGAGTCGGTTAACAAGAATAAAGTACTGATTTATGAAGCCTGA
- a CDS encoding DUF86 domain-containing protein has protein sequence MKPEIKKHLYDVNVSINSIYEYLGNKRDFKEYLNNKLLRRAIEREIEIIGEAINKILKQYPDLKIENARRIVDTRNWVIHGYDKVDDVIIWGIVLNHLPKLQKEIQALLMD, from the coding sequence ATGAAGCCTGAAATCAAAAAACACCTTTATGATGTAAATGTTTCGATAAACTCAATTTATGAGTACCTGGGAAACAAGCGGGACTTTAAGGAATATTTGAATAACAAACTCTTACGCAGAGCGATTGAGCGGGAAATTGAGATTATTGGAGAAGCTATTAACAAGATTTTGAAACAATATCCTGACCTGAAGATTGAAAATGCAAGAAGAATAGTGGATACCAGAAATTGGGTAATTCATGGATACGATAAAGTTGACGATGTGATTATTTGGGGAATAGTTTTGAACCATCTACCGAAATTGCAAAAAGAAATTCAAGCATTATTAATGGACTAA